A window of Fibrobacter sp. UBA4297 genomic DNA:
ATTTTACGGGGGAAAATATAGTAACTTTTGCGTAGGGCGAACAAAGCGAAGCTGCTTGCAGATTCATTTTTGAGCCCAGCAAAAGACGCTCAAAGAGCGTCAAAAGCGAGAGCAGCGGCAAAAGTGTACAAGGCGAGAGTAGCAAAATCGTGCTTGCACGAATTTATTACCGAGCCGTAGCCACGGACGCTGTAGGCGTCAAACAACTTGTTGTTTTGACATTGCCGAGCCGTACTAGATGCGCTCCAAAGGAGCGCCATATAGTAAAGTCGCAACTAGTTACTAGACATTTATTGCTAGAAAAGTCTTCTTGGAGTGTAACAATGACATTAAAAGAAGACGATAAAATCCAGACCCCTAACAAATCACGTTTACGTTTGTAACTAGATATTTACAGTACAAATTATCAAACCGATAAATTCATGATATTTTTATCACACATATAATTTATGTTACCTAACGCGATTCCCATCACGAAAAAAAATTATATAATTCACAATAGGTGTTTTTTTTATATATTTTCCAAAAAAATTGGATTATTTCGGAGTAGAAACGATGAAGCGTTCTTTCTTATTGGCCTTATGCCTTTCCGCAGCTGCAGCTTTTGCAGGAGTATATGATATTGCTGATTTCACGGCTAAAGACGCCGTCATGTCTGACAACCAGGTTTTTGCCGCCAATGGCGGTCAAGAACTGAGCACAGCATCCGTTGAAGAAACAGCCTCCCTCCCCTCTGGCAAAGTAGTTCTCCGCCAGAAGTTCGCCCAAGAATCAGGCTTAAACGCCTACCAGCTCTATGTTGGCGATGCAGGTGATCTTTCTTCCATGACAGCATTGAGCATTCCGTCTAATGCATCCTACAAGAACGTCATTAAATCCAAGCTGTACGTCCGCCGCGGCATGAAGCCGGGTGACGACGCCGAAAAGGTCTACTTTGACGGCAAGTTCGTCTATATTCCAGGCGCAACATCCGCTATCGCATTTGTCAACGGCGTTGCCGCAGAACTCAAAAGCGAAGCCCCGACATCCGCTGCAAGCGCAGCCCCAGCACAAGAATGTGGCGAATTCGACGTTTCTTGCGACGAGGACATTATTGCAGCAAAGAATACCAAAAACGTTGATGTTTCTGGCGACCTGAACAGCACAAACTCCTATGCAGATTCCCGCGACTATTCTGCATCTGCAGCCGCCCAAGAAGTTACAGACCGTTTCGGTATTGCTGACGAAGTTCGCTTCTGGAGCGCCGTTGCCCTTTCCGCTGTTGCCGCAGGTAGCGCTGTTATCGGCGTTCTCCAGCAGATGAAGTCTAGCGAAGCTGACAAGGCTTATAAGGACCTTGAAGGCGTTGCCAACGCAGTAGATGAAAAAATCAAGATTGTCTGCAGTTCCATGGGTGACCAAAGCAAGTGCCTCGACTTCTACAGAAACAAGGCCGACGACAAGGCTTTCCAGGTTAAGAATGGTTGGTCTTATGTAGAACTCCAAAGAAGAATGAAGGTCAACAAGGACACCAAGGAATCTTACGCCATGGGTCGCAACATCTGGTTCGGCGTGACGGCCGTTTCGTTGACCACTGCTATCGTATTGTTCGCATGGTAATGGAACAAGGGCGAATCCGGCTCAAAGACGTTCAATTTGATTGCATCGTGGGCATACTCCCCTACGAACGCGAAAACGAGCAACCAATCATCTTGAACCTAACCCTTTGGTTGGACTTCGCCAAAGCAGCAGAGACTGAAGATTTAAACGAATCTATAGACTATGCAAAGTTGGCGGAAGAACTCAAAGGGTTCATCCGCCTTTCTTGTTTTAAGCTAGTCGAAACTCTCGTCGTAAAAACCGCAGAATACGTTCTGGAACATTATTCCAAGGCAACCGCGGTTGAAGTATCAGTCGCTAAACCACAAGCGGTTCCCGGATGCCTCGGGGCCGAAGCAAGCGTTAAGATTAGTAGGAAGTAGACGGCAGGAAGTCGGAAGGAATCTTTTTCAGCCCATCATTCTCTAAAGGCGCGGTAGCGCAGGGCTTCAGAGAGATCCACAATGTCTACAGCCGAAGCGCCTCGCAAGTCGGCAATCGTCCGCGAAACTTTCAACAACCTAAAGTACCCGCGAGCACTCAAGTCCATCTTAGAGGCTGCGTTCACGGCGAAGCGCTCTACAACAGGCGCCATCGCCGCAAATTTCCGTGCGTATTCCGATGACATCTCGGCATTGGATTTAAACGTCAAATTACGGAAGCGTTCCCGCTGAATCGCACGTGCCGCACATACGCGCCTACGAATATCAGCAGAAGACTCCCCTCGCCCTTTTATCGCAAACATCGCAGCATCTACAGGCGGCACGCTCACTTGAATATCAATACGGTCCAATAGCGGACCCGAAATTTTTTCGCGATAACGTTTACGCGCCTCGGGTAAGCAAGTGCATTCACGCTTCGGATCCATAGAATAGCCACACGGACACGGGTTCATTGCAGCGCCCATCATAAATCGAGCAGGCCACACTACAGTACCGCTTGCTCGGCTAACCGATATTTCTCCTTCTTCCATCGGTTCGCGTAACGCTTCCAAGACACTCCGGTTGAACTCAGGCAGTTCATCCAGAAACAGTACCCCATTATGCGCCAAGCTCGCCTCGCCCGGCAAAAGCCTAGTGCCGCCGCCCACAAGCGAAACCATCGACGCCGAGTGATGCGGTGAACGGAACGGTCTAGCAAGCACAGGTTTAAATTCGTCAGAATCACCTGCACTACGAGCACACGAATGAATTCGCGTTGTCTCCAAGATTTCCTGTTCAGTCATCTCGGGCAAAATTCCCGGCAAGCATTTCGCACAAAGCGTCTTGCCCGCACCAGGCGACCCAACAAGTAAAAAGTTATGCGCACCAGCAGCGGCAATTTCAAGCGCACGCTTTACGCCTTCCATCCCCACCACATTCTTAAAATCAGGGACTTTATCATCAACATCTACTCGGTACGAGGCAATCCCTTTTGCAATTTTCACATTCTGACTGGAATTGCGCGCCAAGATTTCAACACATTCCCCAAGCGAATCCGCACAAACAAAATGAAGACCTTCCACCAGCGAAGCCTCCTGCACATTCCCGCGCGGAATAACGAGAATACACCCACGTTCTGTAGACAAATTCATTGCAATGGATAACACACCACGGACAGGCTTCAACAAACCATCCAATGAAAGTTCGCCCACAAAGACATAACGTTCCAACTGCGGGACTTCAATCTCCCCCGTTGAAACAAGCAAGCCAATCGCCAGCGGAAGGTCTAACGCACTCCCCTCCTTTCGCAGATCCGCAGGTGACAAGTTTACCGTTGTACGAAAACCGGTCACCACTTTTCCGATGGAACGTATCGCCGAAACAACACGTTCTCGAGATTCCCTTACCGCATTGTCCGGAAGCCCAACAAGAGTAAAACCAGGCAGTCCTTGAGCGGCATCGACTTCTACACTAACAGGAACAGCCTTTATTCCAAACAAGCAATAAGAACGGATTCTGCGAAACAACTTGCACCTACCTTAAGCTACTGCAGCCTGATACTTTTCAAGCACGCAATTTTCAATGTGTTCACGCAGCTGACGCGTAATCGGCAAACACACAGTACGATAATCTTCGCCCTTGTAGAACGTATCAATCGGGTAGCCCACAAACATGCCATTTTCGCCATCCATCACGCGGAGCCCGCGAATCTGGATTTGGTCGTTCAACACGATGGTCGCAAGCCCCTTCATGTGGCCAAGGTTTGCACCTTCCTTGAACGGAAATACTTGAACATTCGTCACGGCAAGGCAATCAAATGCCGGGGACATTGCAGGGAAACCCGGAGTTTTCTTTTCTGTTTTTTCAGCCATATCGGCCTCCTATTTTTTTGAAGATAAACCGCAATTGAACGCACTCGCATTCTTGCGGAACGCAACACATTATGCAAAAGACGTGCCAAAGCCAGAATTGGCGTTTTTAAGCAAATTTCGGCATTTTCATTCAAATAAAAAAGTGATTAATCGATTTAATCACTGATTAATCAGTCTTTTTAATTCATATAAGTTAATCAATTTAATACTTTATCCACATTAAATTAAAGCTATAAAATAAGGTCAATAGTCATTAGTCAATGGTCATTAGAAAATCTTTAGTTTCAATAATCAACTATTGACTAATAACCAATAACTAACTACCAATAACTTTTTCTAATTTCTACCCATGCTATTAAAACCGAATATGAAATGGACGGCAAATCAGGGTATCATCCACCCGATGGTCACTGCCGAGTTTTCGCAAACGACAAATTGCATCGTCGTCAAGTTTACCATTGAAGAACCTGTAGACTGCTACCGCGCCGCCGTTCAGGAAGACAACGGACGCAGCTGGGAAGATTCCTGCGTGGAAATCTTTTTGCAGAACCCAGCAAACCCAGCCGAATATTTCAACTTCGAAACGACAAGCCGAGGATTTGTACTTGCAGCCCGCGGCACCGATCGCAATAACAGACAAACGCTTCCGCTTGAAGCAATTGCAAAAATCAAGCGTTCGGGAACAGCGCCAAGCATCCAGGACGATTCCGTCTACTGGACAATGACGGTCGAAATCCCTGCCGAGATTTTTGGAATTAAAGCATTCGAAGCGCCACTCCGCGGAAACCTCTACAAGTGCGCCGATAAAGCAAACACGCCCCATTACCTGAGCGCGTTCCGCATAGAAACAGAAAAACCGGACTTTCACCGCCCGGAATTCTTTGATATTTTAGGATAAATGGAGATGCCCGCTTACTTCGACTGCGCTCAGCACAGGCTCCGGCGGGCATGACAGGCGCCATTACATCATACGGAGTTTCATCTCGAAGACGGCGCGATCATTTTCATCAAGGATTCGCATGTACGTAGCCCCGTTGTGGTCCGCACGGAAGATTCTCATCGTCTGCCCTTCTTCGGATTCGCCCAAGTAATGGACTTCAAGTTCAGACGGAATGCATAGCTCCAAATCCGAAGCGTTAAACACGTTCAACGCAAGTTTCACGTACTCGATGTTGTTCATGTGGTGCGACATGTCGATATGCTGCGACAACACCTTTTGCTGATAAACTTCTTCGTATTCTTCGGGCTTCACATTAAAGCGGTCGAATTCATCCGTCATGAACGCTTCCGGGAATCCTTCAGACGGGAAGTCCACATCTGAAAGGCGCATCGGACGATGGCGATCAAGACTGAGACAGCACATTTCCTGTTTCGCGAAAATAATCGGTTCGCCTTCCACCGTGGTAATTGCCGTATTTTCGTTCAAACGAATCAACTGGTTATCTGCCGGGAAGGATGTCGTCACAACCTTATCGCGCCAGTACGGACGCTTGAGGAACTTGAACTTCGCCTTGTAAACGACCCAAAAGCCGCCCTTTTCTTTTACCACGAAATTGTCCATTTTCATGGCGCCAAAATTTTCTGTAATATTGTCCTGGACCATGAGCGCAGTCTGTGCAAGGCCCATCTTTCCAGAAACATCAATATAAGCCGAAGTTATTGTTCTCGGCTTTTGGAACACGAGCGGATTTTTCGCCAAAGTATAAATATCAATCATGATTTTAATATAATTTTTTTTATCATTTGGGCGCATGTCTACCGTTATTATTTTCAATAAGCCTTTTGGTGTTTTGAGCCAGTTCACCCCCGAAGCGGGTCACCCCGCCCTCGACAGCTTTGGATTTCCGCCGGGAGTGTACGCCGCAGGCCGTCTCGACCACGATAGCGAAGGCGCTTTACTCCTGACCGATAACGGCAAACTCATCAAAAAGCTACTGGACCCGAAATACGAGCACCCACGCACATACTTAGCTCAAGTGGACGGTCAAATCACCGAAGACGCAGTCCGCAAGCTCGCAAAAGGCGTAGACATCAAAGGCTACCATACCAAGCCCTGTAAGGCAGAAATTGTCGAGGCCCCGGACTGGATTTGGGACCGCACTCCGCCCGTACGTTTCCGCGCAAACATTCCCACAAGCTGGGTAAAACTTACACTCATCGAAGGCAAGAACCGTCAGGTGCGCCACATGACCGCAGCCGTCGGCTTCCCTACACTCCGCCTTGTCCGCATGCAAATCGGAAACATTCCGCTTGGCAAATTAAAGCCAGGCGAATGGCGCGTAGTTACAGACAAAGTTATTTAATTGTCAAATTACTAGACATATAGCCTTTGATAAATTGACAAAGGAAGTTTTCTAAAGGCCAATATTTATCCCCCTTCAAAGAGATATTTTCTTAATAGTAATCACCAAACGGGGATATTTGGATGAACAACAACACTCTTATGTCTGTTGCAGCCTTTGTTGTGGCTACAACAATCTCTCAAGCAATCGCTGAAGGCCCATGCGACATCTACGCAAAAGCAAAAACACCATGCGTCGCCGCTCACAGCTTGACACGTGCACTCTACTCCAGCTACAGCGGGAACCTCTATCAAATCCGCAGAGCCGATGGGCAAACCAAGGACATTCCTGTCGAAGAGCCGGGAGGCTTTGTCAAATCCTCCGTGCAAGACGATTTTTGTGCAGGCTCCAAATGCACCATTTCCATCATTTACGACCAGAGCAGCTACAAGAACGATTTGAAGAAATCGCCGCCAGTCTATTGGCTTAAAGATGGTGCCAAAGAAGCGGACGCCAACAGGGCCCCGATTTACATCAGCGGGCGCAAGGCTTACGGGTTCTATCGCGACGCCTGGTCCGCTACCGGTTACCGCAATAACAACACCAAAGGTGTAGCCACCGGCGACGAAGAAGAATCCATGTACATGGTGGTTGACGGCAAGCACTATAACGACCTTTGCTGTTTCAACTACGGAAACGCAGAAACGACCGGTAACGATGACGGCCCGGGAACTATGGAATGCATCTACTTCGGAAGCGACAAGGACTGGGGCGGTCCAGGACAAGGAAACGGTCCGTGGGTTGCCGCCGACTTGGAAGACGGTGTATTCAAGGGAAACGATGCTGGCTGGCAATGGGGCAAGACCCATACGACACCGTGGCCAGACGCACTTTCTATTGAAGCAGACTATGTAACCGCCATGCTCAAAGGCCCGAACGACGGAACATTCAAGCTCAAAGGCGGCAGTGCACAAAAAGGAAATCTCAACACCATGTGGGACGGCCCGCGCAAAAGAGGCTACAGCCCGCGCAAGCTGCAAGGCGCCATCGTACTCGGCAACGGCGGTGACGGCAGTGACGGTGGTGCAGGAACGTTCTTCGAAGGCGTAATGACCATCGGAAACCCGCCCGATTCTGTGGATGATTTGGTACAAGCAAACATTGTCGCCGCCGGTTACGGAAGCAAAATAGACATTTCTAAAAAAGTCGAAATTGAACCGTTCAAGGACACGCTTACGATTCCCGGGAAAATCGAAGCCGAGAACTACGATAAAGGCGGAAACGGTCGCGGATTCCTGGACAGCGACATTGAAAACGAGAACTCGCTCTACCGCGAAGACAACGCAGGTCTCGACAGTGCAGGCGATGCGATTATTTACGGTTGGGGTTACGCCAACGACTGGTTGCGTTATACGGTAAAAGTTTCCAAGAACGATTCGCTCGACATTACCGCACGCGTCTCGTCGCCAAGCGATAGCACATTCTTCTCCATTCTCGTTGATGATAAAGATATCGCCAAAATCACAGTTCCCAACACCGGTGACTGGAAAAACTTCGAAACCGTCACAACGACCGTACCTGCAATTACCGCGGGCGAACACGTACTCAAGATTAGAATCGACAAGCCATACTTTAATCTCGATTGGATTGAAATTGCTGCGGCCAAAGAAAAAACGGCATTGCCTAAATTCAGCATTCGGACAAATTCATCGCAAGCCTACTCCGTCTATGATGTCCTTGGGAACCGCGTGACCTCATTCCAAGCAAGCGAAAGCTCTATGCAAAACATTTGGGATAAAGCTCGTGTAAATCTACCAGGTGGCATTTACGTCATCAAGACCAATAGCAAAACAATTCGAATTTCAAATACGAAATAACACACTCCTCACAACCAAACAAAAGCACCCCGCAAGCACAAACCTGCGGGGCGTTTCTATTTAGATCCTTCGACTTCGCCTGGATTCTATCGCTTCGCTCCAGAATGACAGGCTCCGCTCAGGATGACAATTCGGGTTTAGATCAAGCCTTCAAAGAAATTATTTCCCTTGTCATCGACCAAGATGAATGCCGGGAAGTCCTTGATGGTGATCTTGCGGATGGCTTCCATGCCGAGTTCCGGGAAGGCCACGATGTCGTTCGAAAGGATGTTCTGTTCAGCGAGGATGGCTGCCGGACCACCGATAGAACCGAGGAAGAATCCACCGTACTTCTTGCAGGCGTCGGTCACATCCTGGCTGCGGTTGCCCTTCGCGACCATGATCATCGAGGCGCCCTTGCTCTGGAAGCGCATCACGTACGGGTCCATGCGGTTAGCCGTTGTCGGGCCGAAGCTACCGGTGGGCATGCCTGCCGGAGTCTTAGCCGGGCCGGCGTAGTAAATCGGGTGGTCAGACACAACCTTCAATACGGTCTTTTCTTCGTCGGTGAGTTCTTCGCCGCGTTCCTGCTTGTCGAAGATTTCGGCAATCTTCGCGTGTGCCATGTCGCGGGCCACAATCATGGTGCCCTTGAGGCTGAGGCGGGTCTTCACCGGATACTTGGTGAGGTCGGCGAGCACTTCCTTCATGGGGCGGTCGAGATCGATTTCAACAGCCGGAGCGAGGTTCACGGCGTTGCCAGCCGGGATGTAGTTTTCCGGATGGTGTTCCATCTTTTCGAGCCAGAGGCCGTTTTCGTCAATCTTTGCCTTGATGTTACGGTCAGCAGAGCAGCTCACGCCGATAGAAACCGGGCAGCTAGCAGCATGACGCGGAGCGCGGATCACGCGAACGTCGTGCACCAGGTACTTGCCGCCGAACTGGGCGCCAATGCCCGTCTTCTGGCAAATGTGCAGAACCTTTTCTTCCATTTCGAGGTCGCGGAAAATACGGCCGCCTTCAGAACCGGAAGTCGGAATATCGTCGAGGTAGCCGCAGCTAGCGAGCTTCACCATGTGCGTGTTCATTTCGGCAGAGGTACCGCCAATTACGATCGCGAGGTGGTACGGAGGGCAAGCCGCAGTACCCAAGGTCTTCACCTTTTCGGCGAGGAACTTTTCCAAGGACTTCGGGTTGAGGAGCGCCTTGGTCATGGGCCAGTAGTAAGTCTTGTTGGCAGAGCCACCGCCCTTCGCCACAAAGAGGAATTTCATCTCGGCGCCTTCTTCGGCGTGGATGTCGATCTGGGCAGGCAGGTTGCAACCGGTGTTCTTTTCTTCGTACATGGTCAAGGGTGCAATCTGGCTGTAGCGCAGGTTCTTGGTGGTGTAGGCGTTGTAGATACCTTCGGAAATCGCTTCGGCATCGTCAATGCCAGTCCAGACCTGCTGGCCCTTGTGGGCAACGCAGATTGCCGTACCCGTGTCCTGGCAGAACGGGAGGATCCCCTTTGCTGCAACGCAGGCGTTCTTGAGCATGGTGAGCGCGACAAACTTGTCGTTGTCCGAAGCTTCCGGGTCCTGCAAAATCTTTGCGACCTTGGCCGTGTGGGCCGGACGCAGGCAGAATTCGACTTCTTCGAAAGCGGCCTGGGCAATCTTGGTCAAAGCTTCCTTGGAAACCTTGAGAATCTTCTTACCTTCGAATTCGGCGACAGAAACGCCATCTTTACCGAGATTTACGTATTCGGTAGTATCTTCACCGTGCTGGACAGTAGCTTCGTATTTGAATGCCATAGTAGTTTGGGCGCCAGAGGCGCAGTTGATAGTTAAAGGACAGGTCCACAGTCATTGGTCAATAGTCATTAGTTTTATTTAGGCGCCAAAGGCGCAATTATATCTAATAACCAATGACCAACTACTAAAAACCATATTTCGTTACTTTCGGTTGTAAAAATAATTCTTTCCATCGAAAAAGCCACCCAATTTCGTTCCACTCATCCCCAAGATTTGACTATTCATCCCCCCTTTTCACATATTTTTTGAACTTTTTTACTTTTTTTACGACCAAAATCACATAAGATGTATTATTTTTGATAACGAAACAAAAAAATTCATTTTCCAAGAGGATTGAACGATGAAAAAGATTCTGCTCGCCACGATGATTTCGGCAGCCATGGTTTTTGCAGCCCCGGCTGCAAAAAAGGTTAGTAAGGTAACAACGGCAAAGAAAGCCGTCGCCGCCAAGGTTGAAAAAGCAGCCGAAGCACCAGCTGCAGTAGAAGCTAAGGCCGCTGAAGCGACCGCCGCCGCTCAGACTCAGGCAACTGCAACCGCCGATGCCGCAAAGGCAGAGGCCGCCACCGCAACTCAGGCTGCCGAAAATACAGCCGCAGCCGCCCAGGCACAGGCAACAGCAACGGCTGAAGCCGCACAAGCTCAAGCAACCGCAGTTGCCGACACCGCAAAGGCACAGGCTACAGAAGCCGCTGCAGCAACGCAGGCTCAGGCAGCTGACGCAGCACAGGCTGCAACAGCTCAGGCAGCTGTAACCGCCGACTCTGCCCAGGCTCAGGCACAGGCCGTTGTCGACACAGCTAAAGCTCAGGCCGCAGAAGCTACAGAAGTTCTCGAAGCAAAGACCGAAACTCCGGTAGACTCCGCCGCTCTCGCCAAGGCCGAAGAAGAAAAGAAGGCTGCTGAAGCAGAAGCCCAGGCAAAAGCCGAAGAAGAACAAAAAGTTGCTCAGGAAACCAGCGGCACCGCTAAGTCCGCCGTCATGGACAATCCGTGGGAATTCATCGCCGT
This region includes:
- a CDS encoding carbohydrate-binding family 9-like protein translates to MKWTANQGIIHPMVTAEFSQTTNCIVVKFTIEEPVDCYRAAVQEDNGRSWEDSCVEIFLQNPANPAEYFNFETTSRGFVLAARGTDRNNRQTLPLEAIAKIKRSGTAPSIQDDSVYWTMTVEIPAEIFGIKAFEAPLRGNLYKCADKANTPHYLSAFRIETEKPDFHRPEFFDILG
- a CDS encoding YifB family Mg chelatase-like AAA ATPase; this encodes MFRRIRSYCLFGIKAVPVSVEVDAAQGLPGFTLVGLPDNAVRESRERVVSAIRSIGKVVTGFRTTVNLSPADLRKEGSALDLPLAIGLLVSTGEIEVPQLERYVFVGELSLDGLLKPVRGVLSIAMNLSTERGCILVIPRGNVQEASLVEGLHFVCADSLGECVEILARNSSQNVKIAKGIASYRVDVDDKVPDFKNVVGMEGVKRALEIAAAGAHNFLLVGSPGAGKTLCAKCLPGILPEMTEQEILETTRIHSCARSAGDSDEFKPVLARPFRSPHHSASMVSLVGGGTRLLPGEASLAHNGVLFLDELPEFNRSVLEALREPMEEGEISVSRASGTVVWPARFMMGAAMNPCPCGYSMDPKRECTCLPEARKRYREKISGPLLDRIDIQVSVPPVDAAMFAIKGRGESSADIRRRVCAARAIQRERFRNLTFKSNAEMSSEYARKFAAMAPVVERFAVNAASKMDLSARGYFRLLKVSRTIADLRGASAVDIVDLSEALRYRAFRE
- a CDS encoding acyl-[acyl-carrier-protein] thioesterase — translated: MIDIYTLAKNPLVFQKPRTITSAYIDVSGKMGLAQTALMVQDNITENFGAMKMDNFVVKEKGGFWVVYKAKFKFLKRPYWRDKVVTTSFPADNQLIRLNENTAITTVEGEPIIFAKQEMCCLSLDRHRPMRLSDVDFPSEGFPEAFMTDEFDRFNVKPEEYEEVYQQKVLSQHIDMSHHMNNIEYVKLALNVFNASDLELCIPSELEVHYLGESEEGQTMRIFRADHNGATYMRILDENDRAVFEMKLRMM
- a CDS encoding SpoVG family protein produces the protein MAEKTEKKTPGFPAMSPAFDCLAVTNVQVFPFKEGANLGHMKGLATIVLNDQIQIRGLRVMDGENGMFVGYPIDTFYKGEDYRTVCLPITRQLREHIENCVLEKYQAAVA
- a CDS encoding arabinofuranosidase catalytic domain-containing protein produces the protein MNNNTLMSVAAFVVATTISQAIAEGPCDIYAKAKTPCVAAHSLTRALYSSYSGNLYQIRRADGQTKDIPVEEPGGFVKSSVQDDFCAGSKCTISIIYDQSSYKNDLKKSPPVYWLKDGAKEADANRAPIYISGRKAYGFYRDAWSATGYRNNNTKGVATGDEEESMYMVVDGKHYNDLCCFNYGNAETTGNDDGPGTMECIYFGSDKDWGGPGQGNGPWVAADLEDGVFKGNDAGWQWGKTHTTPWPDALSIEADYVTAMLKGPNDGTFKLKGGSAQKGNLNTMWDGPRKRGYSPRKLQGAIVLGNGGDGSDGGAGTFFEGVMTIGNPPDSVDDLVQANIVAAGYGSKIDISKKVEIEPFKDTLTIPGKIEAENYDKGGNGRGFLDSDIENENSLYREDNAGLDSAGDAIIYGWGYANDWLRYTVKVSKNDSLDITARVSSPSDSTFFSILVDDKDIAKITVPNTGDWKNFETVTTTVPAITAGEHVLKIRIDKPYFNLDWIEIAAAKEKTALPKFSIRTNSSQAYSVYDVLGNRVTSFQASESSMQNIWDKARVNLPGGIYVIKTNSKTIRISNTK
- the folB gene encoding dihydroneopterin aldolase translates to MEQGRIRLKDVQFDCIVGILPYERENEQPIILNLTLWLDFAKAAETEDLNESIDYAKLAEELKGFIRLSCFKLVETLVVKTAEYVLEHYSKATAVEVSVAKPQAVPGCLGAEASVKISRK
- a CDS encoding fumarate hydratase, encoding MAFKYEATVQHGEDTTEYVNLGKDGVSVAEFEGKKILKVSKEALTKIAQAAFEEVEFCLRPAHTAKVAKILQDPEASDNDKFVALTMLKNACVAAKGILPFCQDTGTAICVAHKGQQVWTGIDDAEAISEGIYNAYTTKNLRYSQIAPLTMYEEKNTGCNLPAQIDIHAEEGAEMKFLFVAKGGGSANKTYYWPMTKALLNPKSLEKFLAEKVKTLGTAACPPYHLAIVIGGTSAEMNTHMVKLASCGYLDDIPTSGSEGGRIFRDLEMEEKVLHICQKTGIGAQFGGKYLVHDVRVIRAPRHAASCPVSIGVSCSADRNIKAKIDENGLWLEKMEHHPENYIPAGNAVNLAPAVEIDLDRPMKEVLADLTKYPVKTRLSLKGTMIVARDMAHAKIAEIFDKQERGEELTDEEKTVLKVVSDHPIYYAGPAKTPAGMPTGSFGPTTANRMDPYVMRFQSKGASMIMVAKGNRSQDVTDACKKYGGFFLGSIGGPAAILAEQNILSNDIVAFPELGMEAIRKITIKDFPAFILVDDKGNNFFEGLI
- a CDS encoding pseudouridine synthase, yielding MSTVIIFNKPFGVLSQFTPEAGHPALDSFGFPPGVYAAGRLDHDSEGALLLTDNGKLIKKLLDPKYEHPRTYLAQVDGQITEDAVRKLAKGVDIKGYHTKPCKAEIVEAPDWIWDRTPPVRFRANIPTSWVKLTLIEGKNRQVRHMTAAVGFPTLRLVRMQIGNIPLGKLKPGEWRVVTDKVI